AACGTGTTCTATATTGATCATACCGAATACATCTTTGTTCCTCACGAAATCGCAGTTTCACGGTATTAGTTGGTAGCTCTTCCAAACGGCCCATGGACAGGCATTAGCTCCAACTGATCCGAAAGACGCTTTTGCTCCTCGGTCAATCGATACACCTCATCTCGTTCTTGTTTGGTCAGTGGACGACGCTTAAGTCGAGCCGCAATCACCTTCTGATATGTGTCCATTATCTGAAATGGATTCAGTATAGATTTTTGTTACTGAGAAACAAAGTAGCCcggatgaaaaaaaaccccttacCTCCTGATCTACTCGGTCCAGCTTGCGCTTGACTTCGATGCGTTTCATTTCATCCTTTGCCATTGATTGTAGTTTACGTATTTCGTTCGAATTGTATTCGGCTATTACCGCCAGCTCTGTGCGAACGCGGTTGATTTCTGATAGGATTTCATCATCCTGCTGACTTTTCGGCATATCGTCAGCGTCAAGGATGCCCTGCTCGATTAGCTCCTTGCGAAGCCTCCGCTCGATACTGATTCCATTTTTCAGCAATGCCACGGCACTGCGAGCATTATTGCTATGGGTAACATCGGAGCTACTATTGCTGTTCTCGTTGCTGCTACAGTCGGGATTCAGGTTCTCCTCCATCAGCGCCGACACCAGTCTTTGTGTCAGAGGGCCAGTGATACCCTCACCCCTAAAAAATCCATTCAATTATCGATTTGTAATTAAAACCATATGAACAGTGAAAAAATCATAAAGTCTGGCTGCAACTTGTTAAGCTCAACTAAGCAGGCTACAACAAGTACTACTTACAttaacttttcttttttactaCCGTCGCCATTGGTTAGGggctttgattttgatttggaGCTAGCTGAGTTTGCAACACCATCCTGTTCCTCTTTTATGTCATCCGCCGCCCACTGAGTGCTGTAGTGCGGTCCCAGCTCAGGTATCGGAGGAATCAGTGGGCCGGAATATTCCTCCAACAGATCGTCCAACAGTTTAAGATCTTCGTGAGAGATCGGCATACAGTACGGCTCGACTGAGAGCCAAAATTTGTTGGGAGTATCGTTTTTGGGCACGATCGGTTTCGTACTATCGCTGCTCAAATGTTgcaaatgatgattttgaggcAAAAACGGAACTGCATCCATACTATCATCCGTATTTTGCGACGGCGCCGGGGAAGGTGGGACAAGCGAAGATGAGTGTTTCATTTTGGACATTTTGATTTGATGCCCTATTAGCTTTCCAGCACTTTCGCGCAGCTTTTGCTTCTCCTCCAAGCGTTTCCGCTTGCCGGGAGAAGAAGGGGCTCGCTCCAAATGCTTTCCTTTGCGTTCCCGGCGTTCATCAGCTTTGTCAATCGTTTCCAGCTCTGCCTTCAGCACCCGGGATCTCAGTGCGACCGTCGACAGTAGCAGTTCTAGTTCTAGCTGAATTGTGTCCAAATCTTCGGCCGGTATCAACTCTTCCGTCGTATTTGATAGCGCTGATTAGCAAGGAGGGAAACGACTTAACTTTCAAACGAGCTTTGTACGCGTGAAGCACATTTACCTGCAGTATATTTCGGCAAAACCTTTAGGTTGTCCGATGTTTTGATGTGTGGAAACAGTACTGAGTGGTCCGGGGAGCCTGGAGATGGAATACTGGCTACTGGGGACGGTTTCACCGGAGGCAGTTTGCTGCATCCAGGACCGACACCGGCAGTGCCGGGGACAGCCGACGAACCGATAGAGGCACTACCGGAAGGAAAACTACTCCGGCTCTTTGAAGATAGCGAAATCCGCTTCAACAGTCCTTTATCTGCCATGACTTTAGTGTGCTAATAGTACGAACactgtttaatttgttttccaagTTTTCAACCAAAACACCAAATCTCTATAGCTGTTCCTAAACAACACTCACTAAGACTCTTTGGAAGGGCTTGGATGTCGAGTACGTCTCACACCAACACATGCATCAGCTTTCTCCCACTGTGCAATACAAAAATCGTTCGATTCAATGTTGCTCGGAGAGCTTTTCTACTGTTCACAAAGTCTTTATGATTTTTCCACCTCACATACGAAGTTACAGTAAAGAATAATGTTTGATTAACACAGATTGCATGAATTTGTTTCGTTCACTTTTCCTGGTCGTGCAAGCCACAGAAATTTTCCATCCAATAAAGCGCTTATGTCAAATTAGACCAAAGCCGTCGATGAAAGGAGCAgagtggccagattatttttgcggttttcggtaggcgcatcaaaattttatcggtagttttcggtaggagttTAAGATTTTTTCGGTAGTTTTCAGTAGGCTTTGAAGTGTTaatcggggggggggggggcgttgTCGGAGCTGGAAGCTAATCTGTCCCACTAAGAGCAGCACGAGAAAATAACATCgttcatttatttaaagtaGATAGTTTAGATTTGGTTCATAGCGGTCACATGAGGcctttctgaagtgtcgatcTGAAACTTGTACTAAGGAATTTAACCCAAAAAATGATTGGTacgctctagcagcaatcgaacgcgacatcgaacatgaaaaatatatgTGATTTTAGATGTTCGATGTAATAACCCACAAATCGAACATGTCAAGTcctatacatttttcatgttcgatgtcgtgttctattgctgctagagcgccgggttacATTATGTGTCAAATTgcatataaaattttatcagCGCGTTCGACTTCATGAAGAGcagacacgggccttagtTGTCTCTGTTGAAGTTCTGGTTCTGGTTGCTAGTGATTTCCATATAGAGTTTAATACATTAAGTGATTTGGGAAATGGTAATATGACTTTTTGGTCAGTATTACGAAaaaatctgtgattttcggtaggataaatgaaaaatcggtagttttagggggctcatctgtgaatcggtaggcatatcaaaaatcggtaggaatacagataaatcggtatttctggtcactctggaAAGGAGGGGCATTGATGCAGGGTTGCCAGCTGCATCATAGAAATTGTGTGCAACAGTCATGCTCaagtttttgctttatttaccAATCAGTCGCATAAAAAATGGTTTATGAAATGGTATTAAAAAACTGATATGACTCAAAGGAACCAAAATCAACGTACAAAATCAGTCGTTAATTAATTTTAGCCGACTTGTACTTCAACGGCGTGATCTAATACCATgtaacagacaaaaaaaataattaaagagTACGAGAGCAAATTCCTCagccttttttattcattatattttcattcaaagCTTCAAGTATATCAAGCTCGTCCCCGGTGTACGCTTATCTCCTGTACACTATACGTATAgtgtttttattcttattttacACGCTTTCCTATGCATCAGTTAGACGAAGTTTGATTAAAAAGTATGCTTCAGCTGATTGTTAGTTGCAGGACTAAGAATCTGcagagtaaaaacaaaacattttctaTATATGCCTATACGTACATATTTGTATTGCGATCGGCGACTGTTCATCATCAAATGAGATATTATATGTAAACACTTTACAac
This genomic interval from Anopheles merus strain MAF chromosome 3L, AmerM5.1, whole genome shotgun sequence contains the following:
- the LOC121598215 gene encoding transcriptional adapter 3; translated protein: MADKGLLKRISLSSKSRSSFPSGSASIGSSAVPGTAGVGPGCSKLPPVKPSPVASIPSPGSPDHSVLFPHIKTSDNLKVLPKYTAALSNTTEELIPAEDLDTIQLELELLLSTVALRSRVLKAELETIDKADERRERKGKHLERAPSSPGKRKRLEEKQKLRESAGKLIGHQIKMSKMKHSSSLVPPSPAPSQNTDDSMDAVPFLPQNHHLQHLSSDSTKPIVPKNDTPNKFWLSVEPYCMPISHEDLKLLDDLLEEYSGPLIPPIPELGPHYSTQWAADDIKEEQDGVANSASSKSKSKPLTNGDGSKKEKLMGEGITGPLTQRLVSALMEENLNPDCSSNENSNSSSDVTHSNNARSAVALLKNGISIERRLRKELIEQGILDADDMPKSQQDDEILSEINRVRTELAVIAEYNSNEIRKLQSMAKDEMKRIEVKRKLDRVDQEIMDTYQKVIAARLKRRPLTKQERDEVYRLTEEQKRLSDQLELMPVHGPFGRATN